A genome region from Maylandia zebra isolate NMK-2024a linkage group LG6, Mzebra_GT3a, whole genome shotgun sequence includes the following:
- the LOC112434931 gene encoding histone H4-like: protein MTASERKGGKGLGKGGAKRHRKVLRDNIQGITKPAIRRLARRGGVKRISGLIYEETRGVLKVFLENVIRDAVTYTEHAKRKTVTAMDVVYALKRQGRTLYGFGG, encoded by the exons ATGACCGCTAGTG aaagaaagggaggtAAAGGACTCGGCAAAGGAGGCGCAAAGCGTCACCGTAAGGTGCTTCGTGATAACATCCAGGGCATCACTAAGCCAGCTATCCGCCGCCTGGCTCGCCGTGGTGGTGTGAAGCGTATTTCTGGTTTGATCTACGAGGAGACCCGTGGCGTGTTGAAGGTGTTTCTGGAGAACGTCATCCGCGACGCCGTCACCTACACCGAGCACGCCAAGAGAAAGACCGTCACCGCCATGGATGTGGTGTACGCTCTCAAGAGACAGGGCCGCACTCTGTACGGCTTTGGTGGTTAA